A genomic window from Peromyscus maniculatus bairdii isolate BWxNUB_F1_BW_parent chromosome 1, HU_Pman_BW_mat_3.1, whole genome shotgun sequence includes:
- the Or2at4 gene encoding olfactory receptor 2AT4 yields the protein MEATTCNGSVDGSTVFYLVGIPSLPEPFYLPVFFLFLLFYLLILMGNTLILVAVVTEPSLHKPMYFFLVNLSALDILFTTTTVPKMLSLFLLGDHFLTFPSCLLQMYLFQSFTCSEAFILVVMAYDRYVAICRPLHYPVHMTPQTNTALAASAWITALLLPVPAVVKTSQMVYNNIAYIYHCFCDHLALVQSSCSDTTPQTLMGFCIAMVVSFLPLLLVLLSYACILASVLRINSREGRSKAFSTCSSHLLVVGTYYSSIAVAYVAYRADLPLDFHIMGNVAYAILTPILNPLIYTLRNKDVKAAITKIVYLKSVALLGILSF from the exons ATGGAGGCTACAACCTGCAATGGATCGGTAGATGGTTCTACTGTCTTCTACCTGGTGGGCATCCCCTCTCTGCCAGAGCCCTTCTACCTTCCtgtgttcttcctcttcctcctcttctacctGCTCATCCTGATGGGGAACACCCTGATCCTGGTGGCCGTGGTGACAGAGCCCAGCCTCCACAagcccatgtacttcttcctagTCAACCTCTCAGCCCTGGACATCCTTTTCACCACAACCACTGTCCCTAAGATGCTGTCGCTGTTCCTGCTGGGAGACCACTTCCTCACCTTCCCTTCCTGCTTACTGCAGATGTACCTCTTCCAAAGCTTCACATGCTCAGAAGCCTTTATCCTGGTggtcatggcctatgaccgctatgtggctaTCTGCCGCCCTCTGCACTACCCTGTCCACATGACCCCACAGACGAACACTGCACTGGCAGCCAGTGCCTGGATCActgccctcctcctgcctgtcCCAGCAGTGGTAAAGACCTCTCAGATGGTATATAATAACATCGCCTACATCTACCACTGCTTCTGTGACCACCTGGCTCTGGTCCAGTCCTCCTGCTCAGACACCACCCCCCAGACCCTCATGGGCTTCTGCATTGCCATGGTggtgtccttcctccctctcctcctggtGCTTCTCTCCTATGCCTGCATCCTGGCCTCAGTGCTCCGTATCAACTCCAGGGAAGGGCGTTCCaaagccttctccacctgcagCTCCCACCTCCTGGTGGTGGGCACCTACTACTCATCCATTGCTGTAGCCTATGTGGCCTACAGGGCTGACCTGCCCCTGGACTTCCACATCATGGGCAATGTGGCCTATGCTATTCTCACACCAATCCTCAACCCTCTCATCTACACCCTGAGGAACAAGGATGTCAAAGCAGCCATTACCAAAATTGTTTATCTCAAAAGTGTGGC CCTACTTGGCATACTGAGCTTCTAA